A single genomic interval of Armigeres subalbatus isolate Guangzhou_Male chromosome 1, GZ_Asu_2, whole genome shotgun sequence harbors:
- the LOC134206095 gene encoding uncharacterized protein LOC134206095: protein MTLYWWKHWFWITVWGVVLIECTPLSSVDSYPAKLSSKLEENGNKSTYLKRANELASPPSSSAGGTSVLSSSSANTNGKPAGGSPSFISSLPPMAAASSGLLSSSSGVVPTMNSIADVLEPMPLDDDDTFASGSLTGTDFGPDVTRYARKHEDMVASEISSTTTTAGSVTAVGSGRLKKNGTIFSRNDQNITTLKLKNYNRGVEREEIKASSLRMPDRGTRLVDTLMLTAVENTTEPMGVISAHQPEVEPDEGSGNITDVNIPEEVSSLNGTSVGRSAADHFQTSEPSDSRNTSSISFSSSSSEDSNISSSSSISEPDIPDSHSDSSGTDSIPASDRRIGKILSTDFRDFVSNGNPNPNASSYISRAIAFSTQDLQEGIDDQDHPLEEDDYRRSSRSQQRLNVGAISGICLASLGLLTGISAALIILYRRYLYLNKPQTLSEPDSSGYIDDSTIRDNSDEMYSLDNDSFLNSLEAMTIQNYWTDNVKHTKL, encoded by the exons TGGTTCTCATCGAATGCACCCCACTCAGTTCGGTTGATTCCTACCCGGCGAAGCTCTCATCAAAGCTGGAAGAGAACGGCAACAAATCTACATATCTCAAGCGGGCCAACGAGCTTGCATCACCACCATCGTCATCGGCTGGCGGTACCTCGGTGCTCAGCTCCTCCAGCGCAAACACCAATGGTAAGCCCGCAGGAGGTTCCCCTTCATTCATTTCATCCCTACCGCCGATGGCCGCCGCATCCAGCGGGCTCCTGTCCAGTTCGAGCGGAGTCGTACCCACGATGAACAGCATAGCCGACGTTCTGGAGCCGATGCCACTGGACGATGATGACACATTCGCCAGCGGAAGCTTGACTGGTACGGACTTCGGGCCGGATGTGACCCGGTACGCCAGAAAGCACGAAGATATGGTGGCGAGTGAGATTAGTTCGACAACAACGACAGCGGGGTCGGTGACGGCTGTCGGTTCCGGGAGGCTAAAGAAGAACGGGACGATCTTCTCCCGCAATGATCAGAACATCACCACGTTGAAGCTGAAGAACTACAACCGGGGTGTCGAAAGGGA GGAAATAAAAGCATCATCACTGCGAATGCCGGATCGTGGAACCCGATTGGTGGATACACTGATGTTGACCGCCGTCGAGAACACTACGGAACCAATGGGAGTGATCTCGGCACACCAACCCGAAGTTGAACCGGATGAAGGAAGTGGAAACATCACCGATGTCAACATTCCAGAGGAGGTGTCGTCCTTGAATGGAACATCTGTGGGTCGATCTGCTGCAGATCACTTCCAGACATCGGAGCCCAGTGACAGCAGAAACACTAGCAGCATTAGCTTTAGTTCTAGCAGTAGTGAAGATAGTAATATTAGCAGTAGTAGTAGCATTAGTGAGCCGGACATTCCTGACAGCCATAGCGACAGTTCGGGAACGGATTCGATCCCTGCCAGCGACCGGCGGATAGGCAAGATCCTGTCGACCGATTTCCGGGACTTTGTGAGCAATGGCAACCCGAATCCGAATGCGAGCAGTTACATATCGCGGGCGATAGCTTTCTCCACGCAGGACCTTCAGGAGGGAATTGACGACCAGGACCACCCGCTGGAGGAGGACGACTACCGGCGCAGCTCACGGAGCCAACAGCGACTCAACGTGGGGGCCATCTCCGGGATATGCCTGGCATCGTTGGGGCTGCTCACGGGGATATCCGCGGCGTTGATAATCCTTTACCGGAGGTATCTCTATCTGAACAAACCGCAGACACTCAGCGAACCGGATTCCAGTGGGTACATCGACGACAGCACGATCCGGGATAACTCGGACGAGATGTACAGTTTGGATAATGACTCGTTCCTTAACTCGCTGGAAGCGATGACTATTCAGAACTACTGGACCGATAATGTCAAACATACGAAGCTGTAG